One Cydia fagiglandana chromosome 11, ilCydFagi1.1, whole genome shotgun sequence genomic region harbors:
- the LOC134668757 gene encoding pancreatic lipase-related protein 2-like, whose product MQFYKSCLSAYFAVCIIVSVTAVEFTQSLNGYHSPDGFIKFCDQYWDPAKITPKSLQKLYLSVLENNGQVTAYNYYNVKKLIHNPSFDKKKKTFIWVGSYLDFSSLTLGEAMGRQYKTRGYNALFLHFLEGHWRNLLTSSTARILPHIGKYAGHMLANLTAVGLDPKKFHLVGYGTGGQLMSFVAKRYREYTGRNISLLVGLDPAGPCFRTKGPDGRLDPSDADFVLSVATNIDGHGIATPVGHATFYVNGGEYQNFDLWMLPCDLVCSHVRSVVYWTTMLMNPGNRYIGIKCDSIQQAREHKCYERVPLETNTMDLKVDRTKPGIYYVATLHRYPYAVGKDGLRREDNPMYRTHDLINGANVMRVDGL is encoded by the exons ATGCAATTTTATAAATCGTGTTTAAGTGCATACTTTGCAGTATGTATTATAGTTTCTGTGACTGCGGTAGAATTTACTCAATCGCTGAACGGATATCATAGTCCTGACGGATTCATAAAATTCT gtgACCAGTATTGGGACCCGGCTAAAATTACGCCAAAAAGTCTCCAAAAACTGTATCTATCCGTACTAGAAAACAACGGGCAAGTGACAGCATACAATTACTACAATGTGAAAAAACTAATCCATAACCCAAGCTTCGATAAAAAGAAGAAAACTTTTATATGGGTTGGATCATACTTGGATTTCAGTTCTTTGACCCTTGGTGAAGCAATGGGTAGACAGTATAAAACAAGAGGCTATAATGcactttttttacattttttggaAGGACATTGGAGGAATTTGCTAAC TTCATCCACTGCTCGTATATTGCCTCATATAGGGAAATACGCAGGTCACATGCTGGCTAACCTAACAGCAGTTGGTCTGGATCCAAAGAAGTTCCATCTAGTCGGTTACGGCACGGGCGGGCAACTCATGAGCTTCGTAGCGAAAAGATATAGAGAGTACACCGGCAGAAACATTTCCTTGCTCGTGGGTCTTGATCCCGCTGGACCATGCTTCAGAACCAAAGGACCAGATGGGAGACTGGACCCATCTGACGCAGATTTCGTCCTCAGCGTCGCTACAAACATTGATGGACATGGCATAGCGACTCCCGTCGGACATGCGACTTTCTACGTCAACGGAGGTGAATACCAGAACTTCGACCTATGGATGTTACCATGTGATCTTGTCTGCAGTCACGTTAGATCAGTAGTATACTGGACAACTATGCTAATGAATCCTGGTAACAGGTATATAGGGATTAAATGCGACTCCATACAACAGGCAAGGGAACATAAGTGCTATGAAAGAGTGCCTTTGGAAACGAATACTATGGACTTGAAAGTTGATAGGACTAAGCCTGGTATTTATTATGTAGCTACGTTACACAGATACCCGTATGCTGTAGGTAAAGACGGCTTGAGGAGAGAGGATAATCCTATGTATAGAACGCACGACTTGATCAATGGTGCTAATGTTATGAGAGTCGATGGATTATAA